Below is a genomic region from Diceros bicornis minor isolate mBicDic1 chromosome 7 unlocalized genomic scaffold, mDicBic1.mat.cur SUPER_7_unloc_2, whole genome shotgun sequence.
gaccatggacctcagaatgacacggcctcagatgtcacctggacagcaagggacagtgtggggtcactcactggtcaggattatggtcccttatcctggtaaagcagagctcacccgggatccatcagcccaagccagggaggaggctgggagccttctagggaatttctgccctaaagtgaatggcataaggaaggcagttgtgctggaaatcctggttcacagagagcggtcggtcgtgtttatggaatgaggcccagtggtagACTTAAAGCTGCGTCACAgatctttcccattggatacaaaacagcaggaaacagatttcacagtcctggacatggaccccagcaggattcaattctaggtcagtggtgaacatggaggcactagaggggtatcaggagggaaagtcctgtctgcctttagtccatttgcaaatcacctttgcgggccttgtcctctccacatgcatgttttgatctttttacattgttttccccacttacagctgatgcaattccagagattgaactagaaaactacaagttcctaaaatttggtcaaaagaaacctcaacaggagaagcagaaaacattccttcttcctccagaatgtagaaaggcaccccctgcctatggcacgacctggtcctgggtagtgctgttttaaagacatccacatttcagtggttgttgctttgcctgtgaaagtaccattAACCTTTAAATCCCAGGAGAACGGGCCGGGGACCGTGTCCGCCCCTGGAgcggctgaatgatactgaaatgaacttgttctcggagttagggggaattgggagtgatgtcactagccaaaaagggggctggcctttctcccttctccaacatacaataagttgatgactcagaagagttctttttttttttttataattttatttatttatttttttcccccaaagccccagtagatagttgtatgtcatagttgcatatccttctagttgctgtatgtgggacgtggcctcagcatggccggagaagcggtgcatcggtgtgcgcccgggatccgaacccaggccggcagcagcggagcgtgcgcacttaaccactaagccacggggccggcccagaagagttcttgattcaaggagaaatgtgagattctgtgtctcactcacatgcctacagaaagcgacagaaccacaccacaactcccaagctgtaaagggaacaggactttaatataatattcaaatatgtcatttattatttacaacaaataaccactgtctctccccaatgggtgagtaggtgctgaggtagagatgtcagggagctgggatggggtcatcccttctctcttgggcttcaggggaccccaggaatcagcttacaatgctccccttcccatcaaatgggaggagctgaccctgtgcatcgcaagcatcccagctgtgtccccgctgctgaggatggggctgtgatcggccactggtatggggttcggggttggggcctgggggctgagtagaagagtcgggttatcttgcgtggcctccctcagaatcatggccccccaccatgtccccactgcactgggtgcttcagaccctgtgctcagtgctgtcagccaccagtaccccatttgtccctgccacgtgagcgatcatttagtattacctatttcacagagggggaaacggagtctcaggaagctgaagagagtcaccccagtcacaggactggtcaatagtggagctgggatcccagtgccagctatccgactccccaaggccacgcttagcccaaagccttactgaacccctaggagtcagtcaccccggcccagacactcactcacccctgaccttgatgatggccggttcttcttggccttgcgtactctgcaggccaactaggtctagcgctctggctggcaggacaaggtgtagctacaggacagagaggcacctgtgagcctaccaggaaccacacctcaggggtccccccactgcctgcccagcagctggagtctgggtgtcccagagatcACCATGTAATCAggccgggggatgagtggggcaccatggagacaggctctctggactggccaacagggagagtccacccctgccctcacccaactcctgcccggcctcacctctcattctcgttgagcaactccatgtcctggaacgagGCCCCAAATGGCTCCCTCGGGCTCTagcttgtaattctttgcagcctcctggagcagcaggatctccctcatgactcggtattcctgggaccagagggaaggagaggatgcagacagggcctgggtgggggatgctgcaggggtcttgttggaggtgaggagtggggcaggggaccagtcctggaaaccatccttccctccagttccatccaggatctaccagttctcagaatgggaataatcaacccctcctccaggaagatttccttgatgccatcctcccctcaacccacccgccaattggatgggtctcccacttctctggtatcaaactcttccactcaatgtaagatacagcggGTGAAGCcaaggactgttctgcccagaaggtctctgatttccacctccttcctctcccctgcagggagtgccacagctgctcctcagtactcttctcaaggttgatcccattcccctggaaggtagacagccagagtacatcagacaaagacccctagcctgactagctccctatgcccaccccttctcatgttgcactactgccagatccccagagggggccaggcatgcagagaaaacaggacttggacctaggcttgcctctgggctccagaggaggaggacatgggggtgtaactgagggacctggcagcacaactctctctgatgacagacttggaggctgaggcttcaggcagaggggactgctcaggcacttatgtgcttcctgacttggggggggccgacttctttctcccttcatgggCAACATGGGAGTtacaggctgagtccagctcagataaaacctcacgcagctctgccatcaggcaactctgagcttccccagcctgggtaaCTGGAATGGGTTTCTCTGGCAGAAACTCTGTTCACTCATCGCTAAAataggcctgatgccccagctgccAGCGGTGGCTGCAAGGCtttcatgagaggagatgtgccaagtgctgagaactcagagctcagttcgggggctcccgcatcccaaggctcagaatcctggtccttcctgcctagacctcaggtgcacccacctcgaaatAGTCACCCatcaccaggtgcagcatcagcaggtcactgagcagagttccaagataggggacaacaccttgtgacatcggggtgtgggtgggatgaacctttgctctcaagtcgaccccatgtagaccctctcctgaaaagtccccacactcagccacctggcccaccccagggttcccacgaggagcagcctaggaccctcagcagcctcccgtcaattcctactcccttcacaccccaagaacaccacactcctcctcctcacctcccagggccggcttctggcaaatcacagggtgtgcagtcccttgccctccccaaaacacactcatcctgcaccagctcttccaggccctcctcttggtcacttctactgggggattcagacactgtggcaccaagatgaAGGGCCCTCATCTTTTGATttcaggcctccagctgggagcacagagcccctcccccacaggcacactaacctgccgctgctgctgcttctcctgcactctctgggggttgctctctgggggagcaaacgtggagggcccctcctgccagggtcgaggacagtgtcagtgaggccatactcccctcaccccatttctctccagcaccactggcctccgacactggacatctgacttgagtcaactggtaccaatgtcattccatcctccaaggtcttgtgattccagaacaagcccagctccaactctcactctgggtgtgagcttgggcttgtggcctggcctccttgagcctgtttcctcatctggaaagtgtgagaactccggctaccacacaggttctcatgaggactcagtgtcacaagactgtcatcattgttctggccctcacccctccaggtggagtaggcagaaagctcccacattcctttcctccctcttacctcaacaccaccctgtgaggcctgcaccacacaatcaccatccctccatttccctgatgaggagacagagacccaaacataggcagtgtgttgctcaggggcccacagaagagaggccgcttgcccctctcagtcagaggccctgttccaacatccttgcctaacccccagccccaccactgacaagagtcctgtcccttgagctctcaaagcttggtcctgggctgagtcatggatggagaggacggggtgtcttgggagtctggttgagtggctcctgcctgccccagtcccgtggagtgtctgggccccaggctgggccagaggccaagccaaagccttctcctccccaaggaacgcctcaggacattcccctgcactgaatcctttttttttttttcgtgaggagatcagccttgtgctaacatctgccaatcctcctctttttttgctgaggaagactggccctgggctaacatccatgcccatcttcctccactttatatgggacgttgccacatcataggtcgacaagcggtgcgtcggtgcgcacccgggatccgaaccggcgaaccctgagccgccgcagcggagtgcgcgcacttaaccgcttgcgccacagggacggcccctgaactctttctttatccactcaagaactggacctccaaggtgccacctctgatcaacagagaaggggatgacaggacattttgattccccgtttacatgaagctcctaaggtcctttcagcaggatccactaagaatccatcagttgcctagacgcttctcataagccactgggggcatatgtcattgccaaccaggcactcaggttagactcctgtggttgattcaagtgaagtgactgctctaggggtccagtggggagtcccagaatgcacacacatctctcacctgaggatgagcagcctgtttttccacctgggccatgggaatcctctgccacgcacatccctggggcaggcaggatgcagccccttggagatgtggtgaagatagaaggagcagcagggtcctggcttcctgaggataggtttaggctgagggctaaacccaccccaaccacccaacagcctggaagaagctacatccagcaggatggacatacatggaagccagagacctgttgatggcgccagctcggcaactcctcctggaacagcccagccaacaccattgtgtctcatgaccagggcctcccgcccacaaacggcaccccaccttcccatgggcagaacagatccctctgcttgttaatctggatgagatagacgggaatgtttcagagaaagttcaagggagaaactatcaaaaccacagcctgcccagtgcccctcctccgcacccctcctctctttccagacccccagcctccactctaccttgatcatcagttctctgctcaaggacttgtcttgactattgagttccttaagattttcagagctctctctcaggggaggggaaagaacaagggataaatttaggaataatgtgaggggtctgaatgcaaatcccttttctttgcaaacccaagagattcaaactgcctgaaggagtgttctcactgggctcctctgagcgctaaggtctcatggtactgggagggggctctcctgttggtcactggggtctccactccccagttcTACAGaacagctctgttttgactgctttgagtttcaactgggcatggggttctgttgctataaacacttgaaaatctccaatttggCTCAACTTAGTACCTGACACTTAGGGAAGCCGAGTCctaaagcagaactggtgcattaAGGACCCCGGAAGGTttagagaccccctgccgaggcccaggccctgtccccagcatttgctgcctcccaggagttcccagctgactgaggggccaatggcagacatacaagagatcccccatccaccctggtcctcctatggagagaggcctacccaccgggaaacttcccccgtgtgttcttcaggtggcttgtgaaggttttctgcagagcagagttgACAGTGCAGGACgagaagaagttcttcaggatctcgaactcctggggaagggaagagaatgagctgtgaggtggggcactgtagcccagcttgctctagcttcagtacccttctatttaaatctcccctcctggatgagacagatgctcagggagtcccagaagggcacatttaggacccaaagagtaacactcacagggagcaggattttagctcaacccagggaaggagccaggtaggaagtgagcatcctctcactgggacctggagttaaagtcagcgggcccctggcaggaaggtcctagggactgtgcaggggcttagaccacacactgcaatcctgggagctgataaatgtggagaggcagttcccaaggcttcagagaggggctccactgggcctcccacagcacacctgggccacctggatccagcgctccaccaccctcaccctgtcctgggctgtcttgctcgggtccccgaggcaggggatgatgacgaagctggccacccttctgacgtggtcgacggtggcctggacgttgggtgtctggtgctcattgccgggcttgttcctcttgccccaggtggagcccagacacGGAGAggacaccaccttctggaagagctcctggagaacagggggagtgtcaccgagccctgccacaccccaggtc
It encodes:
- the LOC131402317 gene encoding ral-GDS-related protein-like, which gives rise to MAFPPKLVVEQFTMMDAELFQKVVSSPCLGSTWGKRNKPGNEHQTPNVQATVDHVRRVASFVIIPCLGDPSKTAQDRVRVVERWIQVAQVCCGRPSGAPL